Within the Pseudomonas chlororaphis subsp. aurantiaca genome, the region CACCGCGCCCTGGCTCCTTACACTCGCGCCCCATGACTCTGCAAATCCGCCTGGCCACAGAGGCCGATGCCCTTCTGCTCCCCGCCATCGAACGCAGCGCCGCCGCGCTGTTTCGCCGCGACCCCGAACTGGCCTGGCTGGCCGATGCCGAGGTGCCCGACGCCGCGCAGCACCGCGCGCATATCCGCCAGCAGCGGGTGTGGGTGGCGGTGCTCGATCAAGAGGTGTGCGCCTTCCTCGACGCCGAAGCCTGCGCCAATGCACTGCATATCTGGGAAATCTCGGTCGCCAGTAGCGCCCAGGGGCGCGGCATTGGCCGCCGCCTGCTGGAGACGGTGCGCGAACAGGCGCGCCAGCAAGGCTTCAGTGCCCTGACCCTGAGCACCTTCCGCCAATTGCCGTGGAATGAACCTTTCTACCAGCGTTGCGGTTTCGTCACCCTGGACGCCGACCAACTGGGGCCGCGCCTGCAGCAGGTACTGGCCGAGGAAGTTCGCCACGGCCTGCCAGCGGCCCGGCGCTGCGCCATGCGCCTGACGTTGCCTGCTAATTGTAGGAGCGAGGCTTGCTCGCGATGCGATGGCAAGCCTGGGCTGCCGGATCGCTAGGGGTTGTCGCCCACTCAGACAACAAGGACTCATGCACCACCGTGGCCACTTATTCGCTGGTTATCCGCCGCCTGATGATCTGCTCGCTGACCATTGTCGTCAGTCGCGCCATCACCAGCCCCTTGCTCACCCTGTTCCTCAGCGAAAAACTCAGCCTCGACCAGCAGGACGTCGGCCTGCTGCTGGGGATCGCGGTGTTCATCGCCACCCTGCTCGCGCTCTATGGCGGCTACATCCTCGACCGCCTGGACAAGCGCCGGCTGCTGATCCTGAGCATGCTCTCCAGCGGCATCGGTTTTGTGCTACTGACCTTCGCCCACAACCTCTACCTGACCACCGCGATCCTGGTGATCACCGAAACCGCCTCGGCGCTGTTCCTGATCGGTTCCAAGGCGATCATCAGCGAGAACCTGCCGGTGAGTCAGCGGGCCAGGGTGTTCTCCCTGCGCTACACCCTGACCAATATCGGCTACGCCACCGGCCCCATGCTCGGCGTGGTGATCGCCGGGCAGCTGCCGCTGGCACCGTTCCTGATCGCCGGCGCCATCGCCTTTCTCAGCACCCTGCTGATGCGCGGCATTCCACCCACGCCGGGCCTGCCCTTGAGCAAGCCGCAGAGTTTCCTCAATACCCTGGTGACCCTGAAAAACGACCGCACGCTGATCATGTTCACCTGCGGCTGCCTGCTCAGCACCATCGTCCATGGGCGTTTCACCCTGTACCTGTCGCAGTACCTGCTGGTCACCGAAGACGCGAAAAGCGCCCTCGACACCATGGCCGCCCTGCTGGCCTGCAACGCCATCAGCGTGATCCTGTTGCAGTACCAGATCGGCCGGTTCCTCAAGCGCGAACAATTGCGCCACTGGATCGCCGTCGGCACCAGCCTGTTCATCCTCGGCCTGATCGGCTTCAGCCTGGCCGACAGCCTGCTGGGCTGGTGCCTGGCGATGTTCGTCTTCACCCTCGGCGAGATGATCATCTACCCGGCGGAATTCCTGTTCATCGACACCCTGGCCCCCGAGGCACTGCGCGGCAGCTATTACGGCGCGCAGAACCTCGCGGCCCTGGGCGGCGCCTTGAGCCCGGTGATCTGCGGTTATCTGCTGGTACACACCCCGGCACCGACCATGTTCTATGCCCTGAGCGCCTTGACCGCCCTCGGCGGGCTGCTGTGTTTCATCAGCGGACGGCGGGTGGCGCAGGTCGCGACAGTGCAAAAATAGTGCATTTAAACAGCATTATTATGAATTTGTAGGCGCTTCGATTGATCGGCACACTGTGCCGGTTCCTCCCCCAACTGTTGGAACGCTTCAGGGCTTTCTGGTGATCCAGACAAGCCCTTCTTTTTGCCCGCTGAACCGGAATTGGATCGCTTCGTCATGCTTGCTCGCTGGAAACCCGCCGCCATCAATACCCGCCCCTCGGAATGGAGCCGCGCCGCGATCGGCATGGCCTTGGGCACGCTGTTCAGTGTCTGGTTGTGCAGCCGGGTGTTCGGCATGGAGGTGGCGCTGCACCTGATCGGCCCGCTGGGGGCTTCGGCGGTGCTGCTGTTCGCGGTGTCGTCCGGGGCGCTGGCGCAACCCTGGTCGATCCTCGGCGGCTACCTGTGCGCCGCGGTCCTGGCGTTGCTGGTATCCCATGTGCTCGGGCGTACCCTGGGCAGCGCCTGCCTGGCCGCCGGCATGTCCCTGGTGCTGATGTGCTGGCTGCGCTGCCTGCACCCGCCGGCCGGCGCGGTGGCCCTGACGATGGTGCTGGCCGACCCGGCGACCATCGCCCTCGACTGGCTGGCCCTCGGGCCGGTGATGCTGGCGGCCCTGTGCCTGTTGCTCAGCGCCCTGGCCTATAACAACCTGACCCGCACCCGCTATCCCAAGGGCCAGAGTGAACCCGCGACCCAGCTGCCCGCCGAGCAGCCATCCACCGATGCCCTGGCCATCACCGCCGCCGACCTCAAGCTGGCGCTGGATGAGATGCAGGAGTTCTTCGACGTCACGCCGCAAGACCTGGAGCAACTGATCCATGCCAGCGAAGCCCATGCGCGCCGGCGCAGTATTGGTGAGGTGTTGGCGTCGCGGGTTTGATCGGGGATATCCGGACAGATCGCGGAGTCAGGCTTTACGGCAACTGCGTTGCCGATCGCAGCCTCGCAGACTCCGCGATCCCTGTAGCCGCTGCCGCAGGCTGCGCTCGAGCGCGAAGCGGTCGTAAAACCAGACGCCGCGTTTTCAAGATTGCCCCGACTCAGATCATCGGGTCCCAACGCTGCGACCAGTCGGTGTCGCTGGCGATGACTTCGCGCAGCACTTCGAAGGCCTGCTGCAGCTCCGCCGAATCCCGTTCGCGGGCGTACAGCAGGTAGGTCGGGAAGTTGAACTCCGGGGCCTTTTCCACCCGTTCCAGCACGCCGCTGTCCAGGTAGCTCTGCACCACCCGGGTACGGAAGTAGCCACTGCCGCCGCCCTCGAGGATGAACTGCAAGGCCAGCGGCCCGAGGTTGAACCCCACCGCGGCCTTGGCCTGGTCCGGCAGCGCCGCGTCGTGCTGGCGGCGGAAATCCTCGCCCCAGTCGATGTACACATAAGGCTCGGGCTTGCCGGCCAGGCGCACCAGGATCAGTTTTTCCTCGAGCAACTGCTCGACCTGCAACCCCGGCCCGTACACCGGCTGGAACACCAGAGCCGCATCCAGCACACCCAGTTCCAGTTGGCGTTGCAGGCTCGCGCCCTCGGCGATCTGGCTGCGCACCGCATAGCTGGGAATCGCCTGGCGCAAGCGGCGCACCCAGTTGAGCATCAGCGGATTGCACAGGCTGACTTCACCGCCGATGTGCAGCACGTTGCGATAACCGGCCAGCAGCGGCAGGTCGCGCTGGGCGGCCTCCCAGGTCTGCACCAGCTGGTTGGCATAGACGATGAACGCCTCTCCGTCGGCAGTCAGCCGCGCCCCGGCGCGGTTGCGCACGAACAGCTTGCAATTGAGCTGGCCTTCGAGGTTCTGCACCCGGGCGCTGATCGCGGTCTGGGTCAGGTGCAGGCGCTCGGCCGCGGCGATCAGGCTGCCGCTGCGGACGATTTGCAAAAAGGTGCGGGCCAGGTCGATGTCCATGGAACCTCTGGGTCACGAAAGTCGAGCGCCATTGTAACGACCCTCGGCCATCGAGCCAGGCTTTCAACGCTTGCACAGCGGCTGACTGTTACAAGCTGACAGCTGAATAACAACCACGATATGTTTCGGTAAGTTTGCTTATTACCATGTCCGACAACACCGCGACTTTACTGGCGCCGAATAAATAATGACTTATTTGTCAGGTTACTTCGTGAAATATCTTCACTGACCTGAGAAACAATATTTTCACAAAACACCCACTTAATATCGACACAACTCCTCCAAGAATTAGTGCGCTCGCCACCTTGGGAACTGTCGATGTCGCAATCGTTAAAAACGGCCTTCAATCATTATCTGCAGCAACTTTCCCGCTATGCCCTGGTGGGCGTTCTCGCCACCTTGAGTCACTACGCGCTGTTCCTGGTCCTCATCGCTTGCATGCCGGCTCTGCTGGCAAGCCTGCTGGGCGCCGGCCTGGGCACCTGGGTCAGCTATCAGGGCAACCGACGCTGGACCTTT harbors:
- a CDS encoding HPP family protein, yielding MLARWKPAAINTRPSEWSRAAIGMALGTLFSVWLCSRVFGMEVALHLIGPLGASAVLLFAVSSGALAQPWSILGGYLCAAVLALLVSHVLGRTLGSACLAAGMSLVLMCWLRCLHPPAGAVALTMVLADPATIALDWLALGPVMLAALCLLLSALAYNNLTRTRYPKGQSEPATQLPAEQPSTDALAITAADLKLALDEMQEFFDVTPQDLEQLIHASEAHARRRSIGEVLASRV
- a CDS encoding LysR family transcriptional regulator, with the protein product MDIDLARTFLQIVRSGSLIAAAERLHLTQTAISARVQNLEGQLNCKLFVRNRAGARLTADGEAFIVYANQLVQTWEAAQRDLPLLAGYRNVLHIGGEVSLCNPLMLNWVRRLRQAIPSYAVRSQIAEGASLQRQLELGVLDAALVFQPVYGPGLQVEQLLEEKLILVRLAGKPEPYVYIDWGEDFRRQHDAALPDQAKAAVGFNLGPLALQFILEGGGSGYFRTRVVQSYLDSGVLERVEKAPEFNFPTYLLYARERDSAELQQAFEVLREVIASDTDWSQRWDPMI
- a CDS encoding MFS transporter translates to MATYSLVIRRLMICSLTIVVSRAITSPLLTLFLSEKLSLDQQDVGLLLGIAVFIATLLALYGGYILDRLDKRRLLILSMLSSGIGFVLLTFAHNLYLTTAILVITETASALFLIGSKAIISENLPVSQRARVFSLRYTLTNIGYATGPMLGVVIAGQLPLAPFLIAGAIAFLSTLLMRGIPPTPGLPLSKPQSFLNTLVTLKNDRTLIMFTCGCLLSTIVHGRFTLYLSQYLLVTEDAKSALDTMAALLACNAISVILLQYQIGRFLKREQLRHWIAVGTSLFILGLIGFSLADSLLGWCLAMFVFTLGEMIIYPAEFLFIDTLAPEALRGSYYGAQNLAALGGALSPVICGYLLVHTPAPTMFYALSALTALGGLLCFISGRRVAQVATVQK
- a CDS encoding GNAT family N-acetyltransferase translates to MTLQIRLATEADALLLPAIERSAAALFRRDPELAWLADAEVPDAAQHRAHIRQQRVWVAVLDQEVCAFLDAEACANALHIWEISVASSAQGRGIGRRLLETVREQARQQGFSALTLSTFRQLPWNEPFYQRCGFVTLDADQLGPRLQQVLAEEVRHGLPAARRCAMRLTLPANCRSEACSRCDGKPGLPDR